A region of the Cricetulus griseus strain 17A/GY chromosome 7, alternate assembly CriGri-PICRH-1.0, whole genome shotgun sequence genome:
aaagaaattgaggacTTGTACAGCCGGCTTGGGAAGCAGCCCCCACCTGGTATCGTAGCCCCAGCTGCCATGTTGTCCTGCCGCCAGCGCCGCCTGTCCAAGGGCAGCTTCCCCACTTCCCGGCGCAACAGCCTGCAGCGCTCTGATCTCCCTGGCCCTGGTGAGATGACAGCCACCCAGCTTTCATCTTTCCCTTGAGATTTGTTCCCTATTGGCAAGATCTTTTCAGGCCCTGGTGGTCTACCCAGTCTGGGGTACTGGCCCCCCTCCTGGCTGCCCCTTCCTTCACTTAGtactctccctccctcatcctgCTCCCAGGCATCATGCGAAGGAACTCTCTGAGCGGCAGCAGCACCGGCTCCCAGGAGCAGCGGGCAAGCAAGGGGGTGACATTCGCCGGGGATGTTGGCAGGATGGTGAGGGCGGGCCCAAGGGAGGGAGAGCCCAGGGAATGGTGACTGGCAGCAGCTTTGCCTCCCTTCCCTTTGGACAGTtcttcagcatttttcttttcccctccagTGAATTCAGAACAGAAGTCCTGTCTCCCCAACATCAGGGTAAACCATGGCACTTGGGCTCTCAGAACCTGATGCTTTTGTGACCAACTGAACTCAGCACAGAAcaccccagcactgagggggtAGCACTGTGGGCATGGAGAGTGCGGTTGTGTTATCCTGAAGAGTCAAACATGTGGGAACTCTTTGCTGTGTGGAAATGTCATTTCTGTACCCTACCCCACCTTCATCTGCCGCTCCTCCCCAGGCAAGGGCCAACCACTAAGCAATCCCACTCAAGGCCAGATGCTTCTAGAAGGCCAGCTTCCAGCTGGGAGTGTAGGAGGTGTGCTCACACCACTAAAGTTAACAGCAACCAATAAAAACACTGGGACGGGTTGTGGGTCTGTATCTGCCATGCCTTAAGAACTGAGGACAAAGACTTGTGGGGTGAGGAGGGTGTGGATCTAGAAGCCATTCTCCCCTCACAATGGGAGGCGGGATGGAAGATGCCCAGTTTTCTGGCTTTTTGCCACCAGGTCATGAGGAAACTACATGACCAATGATTCGCCTCCAGAGCCCACTCTAGGCCTGTATAGGCAGGTAGCAGTGGATGTTAAAATAACGGGGGTGCTTGTCTTACCCTTCATCTACCCATCCAGGGATGGGAAAAGGCTGTGACATCAGAGTCTGTTCTTGAAGGCAGAAAGCAAGAGTGACCTTCCTTCCCCTAAGACCTGGTTCAGTCTCAACAGTCCAGTAATCTCCCCTTTAAATCAGGTGGAAAGATCTCACAGAAAAAGTAATTCTAGTTAAACATTTACAGCTCCCTGGGGCAATGCCACCACTGCAGCTACTGCCAGGGAGCTTTCCAGCGTGAAGTGCCATGTGTCCCCGGGCCCTCACACACTAGCTTGGCttcaggagagatgactcattttATTACTCTTAACTTGACCCTATCGTTCCCACTTTAGGTTCCAACTCTGCAGACACGCCACACCCTCCCCCTTAACAGTTGGGCCCCTGGGAGGTGAAGGGGTAAACCACAAAGTTTGGGGAAAGGCAAGGTCGCATACCTCTCGAACAAGGAAATAAGAAGGCTGAGTAACTGTACAAATTGCATGTGAAATGAGCAATCCCCCTTTGGCAGTGGCCAAATGCAGAGTCTGTGGCTTCTTGGGCTCAATCACAGTCCGAAGTTTGTAAGCCAGTGATGCTGTGAGATCACCAGGCACCGTTTAACATGTACAGGGGCGCCAGCAGTTTGAAGGTGGTCGGTACAGTTAAGGTCCTGACGCTCTCTCCCTCTCAAGAGCTcgggctcgggcagctttggcTTCATCTTCCAGCTCATCAAGGAAACGCTCCTGAGCCACTGAATAGAAGGTGTAACCATCTGACAGGGTGGGTTCAGGAAACCACAAAGCATAGAGGCATTCCTTTCTCTTACCACCCTTGTTATTACCCCAAAATTAATGATTCTGGAGTGCCACCCTTTTGCTCCTTTTGAACCCTTAAGTCAATGGTTATTACTAAACCACTCAGAGCAGCGGAGATATAAGATTAGGTATTAACCCCATTTGCTCACACATTAAAGACTACACGTCTCGTTCCTTTTTCCCTAACCCCGTAAGTGGTACAGGCAGGACGGATACAGATAGCTAATACCAGGGCCCCAATGCCCAGGCCGGTCACGATGTTCCGGGTCCGCCGCTGTGGAAGTGTTTTCTGCCACTGGGAAAGTTGCACCTGCCGCATAAACTGCAGTTGCGCAGGGGTCAGTTTGTCCCGCGACGGGTCGATGCGCTGAGCGAACGGGGCATTTCCATCCTTAGCACCCAGAGGGTCACCAGCTCCCGGGGCCGCCATGTTGCTGCTCCGCCTTAAACCACCCAGCCCGGAGCTCGTCGGGAATAGTAATCTTTGACCGCCGCAAGGGACTCTGGGATTTGTAGTCCTCGTGGAGTTTTCTGGGTAGGGACAGGGTCTCTCCGCCTTAGAGGAGGGGCAGGAAAGGCGAGAAGCGGTTGTGTTTTCTGATTGGCTGAGCGCTTCGTGACAGTTGGGGCGCGAAAAACTGTTGACAATTCGAGGCTGTGGTGGGAATTAGGTTTTCCTCAGATTCGAGGCAAGGGCAAACATATTGGAAGCAAAGGAAGAATCCAAGGCGTGGCCGAAGATTCTGGAAATAAGCTAAGGAGGCCAGTTTCTGGGTCCCGTGAACTGTCCCAGGGCTCAGAAAGACCTCTGAATATGGAAGGACCCTTGAAGCCAAGACCAGCTAACTCCAGTGACTTCCAGTTTGGAGCGGTTGCCACAGAGACCATCGAAAATGCTCTGCTTCACTTGGCCCAACAGAATGAGCGAGCAGTGAAGGCGGCTGCAGGCCGGATGGGCAGCTTCAGGGAGACCCGGATCGTGGGTGTGGATACAGTGGGGAGTGGGGTAAAAATGGAGGTCTCGGGACCTTTGTTTTTCACTCGGATTTATCTTGTTAGTAGTCTTTTTTATGCTAGGCCATGGGGCTCGTAAGTGATGACCCAGGCTTACCAGTTACCGGCGCTCTCACTCTTGATTcctgtccctcctctcccccccacctCACTCCCACCCCAAATCCGCGCGtgccttttcttgttcttttttgagacGAGGTTTTACTGTAGagtcctggcctggaactctctgtagcccaggctggcctcaaactcacaaagatatgcctgcctttggctcccaagtgctgggatttaaagccATATGGCATCATGCAAAGTTTTACTCTTCTTTTTGTAAACATGCTTAGGGTGTTTTTTATTGACATTGCCTGGGACAGAAAGATGAAACAGCAATATAGTCATTGCTCTCAAACTTTGTATGTAGTCTTTGGGTGGGGATATTAAATATACCAACCAGTAGGTACAAGTTGACATGGAGAATACAAGCTATTATGAGAATTTAAAGGAGTGATAAGCTGTGGTCCAGGGGATTGTGACATTTGAAGAACACCTTGAATGAATGGTGACATACTGGTTGAAGAAAAAGGGAATCACATCTCTACCAGAGCAGGGTACCATGGCTAAAGCTTTGGAaggcaggagaggggagagagtggaGGGTACagttgtagcccaggttggctagAGCATGTGGAAAAGCAGTAGAAATTAAGACCTGGAAAGTAGTTTGGAGGCATTCCAAGTAGAATTATGAATGTCAAGGGGAGGACTTTATACTTGGTTTAGCAGGAAAATGGGGAGTtactaaatttttttatttctcatttaatttattgtatatgtgtgttttgccagcatgtatgtatatgtaccatgtgtatgcttggtgctagaaaccagaagagggtgttaatCCTTTGAAACTGTTGtaagccatctgatgtgggtgctgggattgaacccaggtcctctggaaggacagccagtgctcttagccactgagccatctctccagcatgaagACACTGAAATGTAAATGAGGAAGCAGTGTGGCTGTAATTTTTGCCTTGGTAAAAATGATTTTGTGTGTATAAAGGATGGACTTGACTGCAGGAGATGAGCTATAGGAGCCATCCAGAGTCAGAATAATAATAGCACGGGTGACAAGAATGTATttaaggccgggcgttggtggcatacgcctttaatcccagcacttgggaggcagaggcaggcggatctctgtgagttcgaggccagcttgttcaggataggctccaaagctacacagagaaaccctgtctcaaaaaacaaaaacaaaaaataaaaaaagaatgtatttaaaaCATCCCAGAGGCAAAATCTAGAAAGCCaaattttcatttaagaaatagGGAAGGTAAAGATGACTGTTAAAGGGTTGAGCCTCAGAGACTGGGGGCATAGTGGTGCcattaaaagaaacacacacacacacacacacatacacacacacacacacacacacttttttttacacacttttaaaaaattgtttaaaaagtaaaataataataaagcaaaacaacaacaacaaaaaaaaccatcaaCCAACGGGAGACAGGCAAAGAACCAAACATTTTTGAAGCCAACAGGAGGTTTGGGAAGGGGTGTGGTCAGCATTCTCAGGTGTTTCCAGCGTATCAACAGAAATGAAGGTCGGACGAGGACCGAGTTATTTTACAGTTTGGAAAATTTTCTGACTTTTGTCGTAATCATTTTAGCAAACTGAGAAAAATGGAAGGCAAATTGCAGAAACTTGAGGGAGTAAATGAAGCAGAGGTATCAGGGGTGTAAGTCAAGCATTAAGGAAATTCAGCCATGATGAGATGGCAAGGTGGAGCTGTGTCTCAGAGCCTGAAAGATCTTGTATGTAGTAGTCCATTTGAGCAGGTCTGTTAAGTAGAGGAGGTGAAGACAAGCACAAGGTGTGACCATAGTTCATCCCACCTAACCCAAACTCAGTGTCCTcgagaaactaaaaaaaaaaaaaaacaaaaaaacaaaaaaaaaaaaacaaaacagaaacaactccCTGAGTAATCctaacaaatccaaaacaaaaccaacaatctGGGAACACATCCCCTGAACTAGGAAATAAAGCCCACAGTCCAGCAAATAGAAGGACAAAGGTCTGGCCGGTAACATAGTTGTGCTCAGTTCTCCCCCTCGATGGAAATTGTTAGCAGGGCTGTGGTCTTTGTAACAAAGCTTTGTTTATAAATCTACTTGTAATTTGAGTTAGATATATTGCTAAACTGTCATGTgatagtttgggtttttttgtaggttagaaaaattttttttgaaactgggttCCATGTAGCCCAATCTGGTCTTCCATTTACTATGTAAGTGAAGAtgcccttgaacttgtgatcctcctgcctccctccacctcctgaaattaaagacatccacTATCATGCCTGATAAACTGTTTTTCTTCTAAGAAAGTCAGATTTTTCTTGGAAGACATATGACAGTTTGATTGTGTGTATACTGCCTGAAGTATAGGGTCCCAACTCCAATTCTTTGCTGATCAATGATAAAAGGTCTGAAGTTTTCTTTACAGAGAACTGACATTTACCCTCATTTCCACCCTCTAATAATATTGCAAGCTAAATAGAATTTTATCTgaggctgttctttcagaagcaTAAAATTTTGCCAAAGTAtcttcccctcccaccctctgaatgattctttctttctaaattggGCTGTGTTCTCTGAGTTAGGGGATGCTTCTTCAAAACAAGTCACTCCACAGCAACAATAGACATTTACACCACAAACTGGTGGTGGAGAGGTGGTGAGCAGCTGCAAGGTGAATTGTGTTTGTAAAGCAATGGGAGTTCTGCAGAGGGTGGTTACTAAACAAACAGTGTCATAAAGACTATCATAGCTCCAGCAGGGACCTTTCTGTTCCTGCCAACATTCCACTGAAAACAGAATATAAGGGGCTGGAGTTTTTATGCATCCCAAGAGTCTTCCATGAAGCGAGGGGTTCCCAGCTTGAAGTAGAGACCAACTAGGCCActggtatatgtttgtgtgtaattGACCAAACCTTTTATCAGCTTGAGACTCACAGGAAGGCTCTAGGGTCACAGAGGGAGCTTGGTAAGCCCTTGACCTTGGCACTGAGTCAGCCTCTTTTCCATGCCTCTGATCTGCCTGTTGGCAGCAAAGGAAACTGAGCTCAGCTTTGGTTGGTGCAGTCTCATCTTTCTCACCTCCTGACCCTCTTCTCTCAGTTCCATCACAGCTTTTGCACAATGCCAAGAGTTCACAGAGTGGCTTGGGTTGCACCTTGTGAATTAAGCTCTTCTTTCCTGTTTTGGCAGAGTTTGTGTTTCTCCTGTCTGAACAATGGTGTCTGGAGAAATCTGTGAGCTACCAGGCCGTAGAAATCCTAGAAAGGTAAAGCTTGTGCATAAGGCCTTTGTCCTAGTGCCCCCCAGAATGGCCGGCAGTGTGCCTAGATCTTTACACAGCACTAGTTGCCCCTTACCTAGACGCTGGCTTTTCGCCCTTCTTTGACTTGCAAATGTAGATCTCCCAGGCAGCAGCTGTTAGCCAGCAGGATCAATGGAGCATGTCTACAGCACAGAGTCCCTGGCTTGTGTGATTGCAGTTCTCCATCCTTTTCTTCCCGTGCAGGTTTATGGTGAAGCAGGCAGAGAACATCTGTCAGCAAGCCACAATCCAGCAGAGAAATAAGACGGAACTGCAGAACTGGAgggctctgaaagagcagctttTCAACAAGTTTATCCTCCGCCTGGTGTCATGTGTTCAGCTGGCCAGCAAACT
Encoded here:
- the LOC100761465 gene encoding cytochrome c oxidase assembly factor 3 homolog, mitochondrial, with product MAAPGAGDPLGAKDGNAPFAQRIDPSRDKLTPAQLQFMRQVQLSQWQKTLPQRRTRNIVTGLGIGALVLAIYGYTFYSVAQERFLDELEDEAKAARARALERERASGP